The following coding sequences are from one Acipenser ruthenus chromosome 7, fAciRut3.2 maternal haplotype, whole genome shotgun sequence window:
- the LOC117415412 gene encoding anoctamin-6-like isoform X2, whose product MLPMSSVKKDELEDCVNDYSMVEFNNDPGSLFFNDGERRIDFVLVYEDEDTKDFEKRHQFQRRKRRRQYFEASLMNMGLELEATKSVLNEKVVFVKGHTPWEVLCTYAEVMHIKMPIQLNDLTSKTSAFNCFTKLFSPSEDLIHPETEYFTAPFEKERISQFYIKDQEQFFTPSMRSRIASYILTRADYETRDNVRKFGLGKLLDSGVYKAAYPLHDCRFNVKSEDQKCPNERYLLYREWAHPRSFYKLQPLDLIRKYYGEKVGIYFAWLAFYTKMLAFAAVVGLGCFIFGYQTKEASTWSKEVCDPQIGGSIIMCPQCDRECTYWRLNSTCESSKKLCIFDNFGTLVFAVFMAVWVTLFLEFWKRYQAELEYEWDTATFLEQEEQPRPEYEAKCIHKRVNPVTQDIELVPYSSCGKCMRVSCGIGTVLFWVLLIIASVVGVIVYRLAVFFAFSAHLSNLKELEPFREYVTPQMATSVTASIISFVIIMILNTVYEKVAIWITDFELPRTKTDYENSLTLKMFLFQFVNYYSSCFYIAFFKGKIVGYPGDPVYWLGKYRNEECDPGGCLIELTTQLTIIMGGKAVWNNIQEVLVPWIKNLIGRCTTKAHEKVTPRWEQDYQLQPLGKLGLFYEYLEMVIQFGFVTLFVASFPLAPLLALVNNLFEIRVDAWKITTQFRRVVPEKAQDIGAWQPILQGVAILAVVTNAMIIAFTSDMIPRLVYYWAFSVYPYGDYGNHTMEGYINNTLSIFNISDFSNDSKPLRHPVWFDSERDTTCRYRDFRYPPGHPRQYEYSIYYWHVIAAKLAFIIVVEHIVYLAKFILSYIIPDVPAVVKQQMKRENYLTQKRLHESQLNLKKHAGHIADKIIKDTEGTFRIMTD is encoded by the exons GTTTTGAATGAGAAGGTTGTGTTTGTTAAAGGCCACACTCCCTGGGAAGTCCTGTGCACATATGCTGAGGTGATGCACATCAAAATGCCGATACAGCTCAATGATTTAACGAGCAAGACCTCGGCTTTCAACTGCTTCACCAAGCTCTTCAGTCCCAGTGAGGATTTAATTCATCCCGAAACGGAATACTTCACTGCTCCATTTGAGAAGGAAAGGATATCACAATTCTACATCAAGGACCAGGAACAATTCTTTACACCATCTATGCGAAGCAGAATT gCAAGCTATATACTTACTCGTGCAGATTATGAGACGAGAGACAATGTGAGAAAATTTGGACTCGGCAAGCTTTTGGATAGTGGGGTGTACAAGGCAGCATATCCTCTGCATGAT TGCCGATTCAATGTAAAGTCAGAAGACCAAAAATGCCCCAATGAAAGGTACCTCCTGTACAGAGAATGGGCTCACCCTAGGAGCTTTTATAAGTTGCAGCCTCTGGATCTGATAAG AAAGTATTATGGAGAAAAGGTTGGTATCTATTTTGCATGGCTTGCCTTCTACACAAAAATGTTGGCATTTGCAGCAGTGGTGGGAttaggctgctttatctttggaTACCAAACTAAGGAAGCAAGCACATGGAG CAAGGAGGTGTGTGATCCCCAAATTGGAGGCAGCATTATCATGTGTCCTCAGTGTGACAGGGAATGCACTTATTGGAGACTCAACAGTACCTGTGAGTCATCTAAG aaACTCTGCATATTCGACAATTTTGGTACATTAGTATTTGCAGTGTTCATGGCAGTTTGGG TTACGTTGTTCTTGGAGTTCTGGAAACGTTATCAGGCAGAGCTAGAATATGAGTGGGACACGGCTACATTTCTAGAGCAAGAGGAACAGCCCCGCCCGGAATATGAAGCAAAATGCATTCATAAAAGAGTGAACCCAGTCACACAG gacaTTGAACTTGTGCCTTATTCAAGTTGTGGGAAGTGTATGAGAGTGTCCTGTGGCATTGGGACAGTCCTTTTCTGG GTTTTGCTGATCATTGCTTCAGTAGTTGGGGTTATTGTGTATCGTCTGGCAGTATTCTTTGCATTTTCTGCTCATCTAAGTAATCTAAAGGAACTAGAACCATTCAGAGAGTATGTGACACCTCAAATGGCGACTTCAGTAACAGCTTCCATCATCAGCTTTGTAATTATAATGATACTAAATACAGTGTACGAGAAAGTGGCAATCTGGATCACtgattttg AATTACCCAGAACAAAGACTGATTATGAGAACAGCCTGACCCTGAAGATGTTTCTTTTCCAATTTGTCAACTACTATTCCTCTTGCTTCTACATTGCCTTTTTCAAAGGCAAGATTGTGGGTTATCCTGGGGATCCAGTGTATTGGCTTGGAAAATACCGGAATGAAGAG tgtgatccaggcgGCTGCCTCATTGAGCTAACAACTCAGCTGACAATTATAATGGGTGGCAAAGCAGTCTGGAATAACATCCAGGAAGTACTTGTGCC GTGGATAAAGAATCTCATAGGCCGCTGCACTACAAAAGCACATGAAAAGGTTACCCCGCGATGGGAGCAAGATTACCAGCTGCAGCCTTTGGGAAAGCTAGGATTGTTTTATGAATACCTTGAAATGG TTATCCAGTTTGGTTTTGTTACCTTGTTTGTGGCCTCCTTTCCTCTGGCTCCTCTTTTGGCACTCGTCAACAACCTGTTTGAAATCAGAGTAGATGCCTGGAAAATCACCACTCAGTTTCGGCGTGTCGTGCCAGAGAAAGCACAAGATATTGGGGCTTGGCAGCCAATCCTTCAAGGGGTAGCAATTCTTGCTGTGGTGACAAAC GCCATGATCATTGCTTTCACCTCTGACATGATCCCACGATTGGTCTACTATTGGGCTTTCTCTGTGTATCCATATGGGGATTATGGAAATCACACTATGGAAGGCTACATCAACAACACACTCTCCATCTTCAATATCTCTGACTTTTCCAATGATAGCAAGCCATTGCGACACCCTGTGTGGTTCGACTCTGAGAGAGATACCACCTGTAG GTATCGGGATTTCAGATACCCCCCTGGACACCCCCGACAATATGAGTACAGCATTTACTACTGGCACGTGATTGCTGCCAAACTTGCTTTCATTATAGTTGTGGAG CATATTGTGTACTTGGCGAAATTTATCCTGTCATACATAATTCCTGATGTGCCAGCAGTCGTGAAACAGCAGATGAAACGTGAAAACTACTTAACCCAGAAAAGGCTACATGAATCTCAGCTAAATCTGAAGAAACATGCGGGTCACATAGCTGACAAGATCATTAAAGACACAGAGGGCACGTTTAGGATAATGACTGACTAG
- the LOC117415413 gene encoding anoctamin-6-like, which translates to MYNIMEEEYDCEKDPDPEKNLFYGVEFNSDPGSLFFNDGERRIDFVLVYEDEDTKDFEKRHQFQRRKRRRQYFEESLMNMGLELEATKSVLNEKVVFVKGHTPWEVLCTYAEVMHIKMPIQLNDLKSKTSAFNCFTKLFSPSEDLIHPEMEYFTAPFEKKRISQFYIKDREQFFTPSMRSRIASYILTRADYEKRKNEGEFGISKLLDSGVYKAAYPLHDCRFNVKSEDQKCPNERYLLYREWAHPRSFYKLQPLDLIRKYYGEKVGIYFAWLAFYTKMLAFAAVVGLGCFIFGYQTKEASTWSKEVCDPQIGGSIIMCPQCDRECTYWRLNSTCELSKKLCIFDNFGTLVFAVFMAVWVTLFLEFWKRYQAELEYEWDTATFLEQEEQPRPEYEAKCIHKRVNPVTQDIELVPYSYCGKCMRVSCGIGTVLFWVLLIIASVVGVIVYRLAVFFAFSAHLSNLKELEPFREYVTPQMATSVTASIISFVIIMILNTVYEKVAIWITDFELPRTKTDYENSLTLKMFLFQFVNYYSSCFYIAFFKGKIVGYPGDPVYWLGKYRNEECDPGGCLIELTTQLTIIMGGKAVWNNIQEVLVPWIKNLIGRCTTKTSEKVTPRWEQDYQLQPLGKLGLFYEYLEMVIQFGFVTLFVASFPLAPLLALVNNLFEIRVDAWKITTQFRRVMPEKAQDIGAWQPILQGVAILAVVTNAMIIAFTSDMIPRLVYYWAFSVYPYGDYGNHTIEGYINNTLSIFNISDFSNDSKPLRHPVWFDSERDTTCRYRDFRYPPGHPRQYEHSNYYWHVIAAKLAFIIVLTHVVYLAKSILSYIIPDVPAVVKQQMKRENYLTQKWQYESQLNLKKHVGCTPDLE; encoded by the exons ATGTACAATATTATGGAAGAAGAGTATGACTGTGAAAAAGACCCTGACCctgaaaaaaatctgttttatgGAGTGGAGTTTAACAGTGATCCTGGTTCCTTATTTTTTAACGATGGTGAACGACGGATCGATTTTGTTTTGGTCTATGAAGATGAGGACACAAAAGACTTTGAGAAAAGGCACCAGTTTCAGAGACGAAAG AGACGAAGACAATATTTTGAAGAAAGTTTGATGAACATGGGCTTAGAACTGGAAGCAACAAAATCT GTTTTGAATGAGAAGGTTGTGTTTGTTAAAGGCCACACTCCCTGGGAAGTCCTGTGCACATATGCTGAGGTGATGCACATCAAAATGCCAATACAGCTCAATGATTTAAAGAGCAAGACCTCAGCTTTCAATTGCTTCACCAAGCTCTTCAGTCCCAGTGAGGATTTAATTCATCCCGAAATGGAATACTTCACTGCTCCATTTGAGAAGAAAAGGATATCACAATTCTACATCAAGGACCGGGAACAATTCTTTACACCATCTATGCGAAGCAGAATT gcAAGCTATATCCTTACTCGGGCAGATTATGAGAAGAGAAAGAATGAAGGGGAATTTGGAATCAGCAAGCTTTTGGATAGTGGGGTGTACAAGGCAGCATATCCTCTGCATGAT TGCCGATTCAATGTAAAGTCAGAAGACCAAAAATGCCCCAATGAAAGGTACCTCCTGTACAGAGAATGGGCTCACCCTAGGAGCTTTTATAAGTTGCAGCCTCTGGATCTGATAAG AAAGTATTATGGAGAAAAGGTTGGTATCTATTTTGCATGGCTTGCCTTCTACACAAAAATGTTGGCATTTGCAGCAGTGGTGGGAttaggctgctttatctttggaTACCAAACTAAGGAAGCAAGCACATGGAG CAAGGAGGTGTGTGATCCCCAAATTGGAGGCAGCATTATCATGTGTCCTCAGTGTGACAGGGAATGCACTTACTGGAGACTCAACAGTACCTGTGAGTTATCTAAG aaACTCTGCATATTCGACAATTTTGGTACATTAGTATTTGCAGTGTTCATGGCAGTTTGGG TTACGTTGTTCTTGGAGTTCTGGAAACGTTATCAGGCAGAGCTAGAATATGAGTGGGACACGGCTACATTTCTAGAGCAAGAGGAACAGCCCCGCCCGGAATATGAAGCAAAATGCATTCATAAAAGAGTGAACCCAGTCACACAG gacaTTGAACTCGTGCCTTATTCATATTGTGGGAAGTGTATGAGAGTGTCCTGTGGCATTGGGACAGTCCTGTTCTGG GTTTTGCTGATCATTGCTTCAGTAGTTGGGGTTATTGTGTATCGTCTGGCAGTATTCTTTGCATTTTCTGCTCATCTAAGTAATCTAAAGGAACTAGAACCATTCAGAGAGTATGTGACACCCCAGATGGCGACTTCAGTAACAGCTTCCATCATCAGCTTTGTAATTATAATGATACTAAATACAGTATATGAGAAAGTGGCAATCTGGATCACtgattttg AATTACCCAGAACAAAGACTGATTATGAGAACAGCCTGACCCTGAAGATGTTTCTTTTCCAATTTGTCAACTACTATTCCTCTTGCTTCTACATTGCCTTTTTCAAAGGCAAGATTGTGGGTTATCCTGGGGATCCAGTGTATTGGCTTGGAAAATACCGTAATGAAGAG tgtgatccaggcgGCTGCCTCATTGAGCTAACAACTCAGCTGACAATTATAATGGGTGGCAAAGCAGTCTGGAATAACATCCAGGAAGTACTTGTGCC GTGGATAAAGAATCTCATAGGCCGCTGCACCACAAAAACCTCAGAAAAGGTTACCCCGCGATGGGAGCAAGATTACCAGCTACAGCCTTTGGGAAAGCTAGGATTGTTTTATGAATACCTTGAAATGG TTATCCAGTTTGGTTTTGTTACCTTGTTTGTGGCCTCCTTTCCTCTGGCTCCTCTTTTGGCACTCGTCAACAACCTGTTTGAAATCAGAGTAGATGCCTGGAAAATCACCACCCAGTTTCGGCGTGTCATGCCAGAGAAAGCACAAGATATTGGGGCATGGCAGCCAATCCTTCAAGGGGTAGCAATTCTTGCTGTGGTGACAAAT GCCATGATCATTGCTTTCACCTCTGACATGATCCCACGATTGGTCTACTATTGGGCTTTCTCTGTGTATCCATATGGGGATTATGGAAATCACACTATAGAAGGCTACATCAACAACACACTCTCCATTTTCAATATCTCTGACTTTTCCAATGATAGCAAGCCATTGCGACACCCTGTGTGGTTCGACTCTGAGAGAGATACTACCTGTAG GTATCGGGATTTCAGATACCCCCCTGGACACCCCAGGCAATATGAGCACAGCAATTACTACTGGCATGTGATTGCTGCCAAACTTGCTTTCATTATAGTTCTTACA CATGTTGTGTACTTGGCTAAATCTATCCTGTCATACATAATTCCTGATGTCCCAGCAGTTGTGAAACAGCAGATGAAACGTGAAAACTACTTAACCCAGAAATGGCAATATGAATCTCAGCTAAATCTGAAGAAACATGTGGGCTGCACACCAGACCTGGAATAA